GTCACCGGCAAGATGACCTACATGGAGCAGCGTCGTCGCTACCGCGGGGTGTACGACGAGATTGCCGCTGATGACATCCAAGCGCGCTTTGATGCCCTTCCTGTAGAGGAGCAGCAGGCCTTGCTGCGTCGGATTGGTGTTGAGGGAGACGACCCCACCTCTGCCGACCCATAGGCTTGGCAAGTGTTGTGCAGGTTGAGCCTTCCAGATGTCGAGTCAGCAGTCATCGTCCATAGCGCTGCGTTTTGAACAACTGAAGCGAGAAGGTCGCATGGCCCTCATGCCATTTCTGATGGCCGGTGATCCTGATTTA
The DNA window shown above is from Synechococcus sp. CC9902 and carries:
- a CDS encoding DUF3007 family protein: MTRGKVLLIGLAVLLIGGIGQVGFQAAGFEGFSAGIAAQTLLVLIVVIWTGSYLFRVVTGKMTYMEQRRRYRGVYDEIAADDIQARFDALPVEEQQALLRRIGVEGDDPTSADP